GATCGCCAAAATTCTTAAGAATAAAATTAGATCCTACCCATCTCTGGAGGGATTGGATTACTTTAACAATCTCGTCACTCGGATATCGTATTCGATCCCTTGGGGATGTTCTTTTCTGGCTTGAACGCGTGCCATTCCATCGGCTAGCTGTACCGTCTCCGCGTCGATTTCATACCGACTTGTGCCGCAGCGAAAAGCATTGGTTGTGGCTTCGATAAATTCTTTGATATCGACTAAGACTTCGTAGGTGTGAATCATCTGAGCACCTCCTCGTTCAATCTCTGAACGATGGCATATTAGGAATTAGTTTTTAGTATAGGAAGGCTCATTGCCGGAGCTTCACTTAACATACAATTCTTATTCACCCCTTTAAGCAATACTCTCATTAACTTGTCGGAGCTTGAACTTATTTAAACTTAGTGGAAAATACCCCTTCAAAACCTAACGCTGTTAGAGGTTTGATGGGTAAGCGTTGGCGTAGTCTGCGCTTACCCATCTGAGATTTAAACTTGAGCCTTGGGTGCAAAGCGTTTGAGTTGGGTGGCGACAATTGCCGTAATGACAGTACCGATCGCGATCGCCAGTATATACAATCCTCCCCGACTGACCGCATTGGGAATCGCCAACACAAAAATCCCACCATGCGGGGCGCGTAACGTACAGCCAAACAGCATCGACAGCCCGCCCGTAAGTGCCGAACCCGCGATACAAGCTGGAATCACCCGAATCGGATCTTTCGCCGCAAACGGAATCACCCCTTCGGTAATAAAGGATAAACCTAAGACGCTGGCCACCTTACCCGCCTGTAACTCATCTGGGGTAAACTGCCGCTTCGCCAGTAAAGTTGCTAGCGCCATACCCAGAGGAGGAGTCATTCCCGCCGCCATCACCGCCGCCATTGGGGCCGTCACATCGCTGGCTAACAAGCCTACTGCGAAGGTATAGGCCGCCTTATTCACCGGGCCGCCCATATCCACCGCCATCATCCCACCCAGAAGTAAGCCGAGGAGAACCGCATTGGTTTGTCCCATGCCTTGGAGAAACGCCGTTAACCCCTCCATAATTGCGCGAATCGGGCCGCCAAACACATACACCAGCAGCAACCCAACCGCTAAGGTCGAAAGTAGGGGAATCACCAGAACGGGTTTTAAGCCTTCAAAGTTCTGCGGTAAATTCACCTTATCCCGCACCAACAGCGCAATGTAACCCGCGAGGAACCCAGAGAGGATACCACCTAGGAAACCCATCCCCAGGTTAGCCGCCAGCATCCCGCCAATTAACCCCGGCGCTAAACCCGGTCGATCCGCAATCGAAAATGCGATAAAACCGGATAGTACGGGGACAATTAACGCAAAAGCCGCCCCCCCACCAATTTGCATCAACGCATCGCCAATGGTTCCCGGCTGCGGTTCCAAGCCAAATACAAAAGATAGGGCAATAATTAAACCCCCGGCGACAATTACGGGCAACATATAAGAAACCCCAGTCAGCAGGTGCTTATAAGGCCCGGAACGCTTGGCAGACTGTTCGGCTTTGGCTTGCTGCACCGACTGCAAATAATCTCCTTCCCCCACCGCCGCCCCAGCGACAGGTGCTGGTAGACTCAGGGCAGATTGAACCACCCCTTTCCCATCTTTCAGGGCTTTCTTTGTCGAGGTTTGATACAGCCGCTTGCCATTGAAACGAGATAAATCAACGTGGGTATCCGCTGCAATCACAACCGCATCCGCTTGGGCAATTTCTTCTGGGGTTAGCTGGTTTTTCGCCCCTACAGACCCTTGGGTTTCTACCTTCATCTCGTGGCCGAGTTCAACCGCCGATTTCCGCAAGGCTTCAGCGGCCATAAAGGTGTGGGCAATACCCGTTGGACAAGCCGTAATCGCAACTAGGCGTTTTGGCCCAGTAGTCACCGCATCCGGGACATCGGGAATAGGAGAACCATCAGGCGTGGGAACAACATCTCCTGCGTCTTCGAGTTCCGCATCCTGATAATTTTCTTGGATAGCTGTTTCTATAACCCCTTTAGTATCTCGAATGACGCGACTAGTCGAGGTGGCGTAGACGGGTTTTCCGACAAACCGAGAAGGGTCAATGTGAATATCCGCCCCAATAATGACTAAATCTGCTTCTGCAATATCGCGATCTGAAAGCGGGGTTTTAACCCCATCAGAACCCTGAGTTTCAACTTTAACCTGATAGCCCATGACTTGGGCCGTTTTCCGCAAGGCCTCGGCAGCCATTACCGTATGGGCGATTCCCGTGGGGCAGGCGGTTATTGCTACTATTTTGTCAATGGTTTTCATTTTAAAGTGCTGAATTTAAAGTGTTTGTATGTTGACTTGGTGGGTAAAAGACTCGATTTTGTTGGTTGGGGGAAGTCGGGGACCCACTTGAGTCAGTGCGCCCATTGAGAAGGCGGTGGCGAGGCGGGCGCAGTCGGGGAGGGAGAGACCTCTGAGTTTGCCCGTGACGAGACCGGAGACCATTGCATCGCCTGCACCAACGGTACTGATGACTTCTACTTTGGGGGGACGGGCGATGAGGGCTTGGTTAGGTTCGACAAAGATGGCCCCTTTGGCCCCCATTGAGACGACGACGCATTCTAGACCTTGGGTGAGGAGTTCTTGGGCGGCTTGCGCGATCGCACTTTCCCCTTCTAAACTTCTACCCATGAGTTCCTGCAATTCATCAATGTTGGGCTTAATGGCATAGGGGGCAAACGGGATAGCCTGACGGAAACTCTCGCCACTGGCATCCAGAACCACGGTTTTGTCTTGGGCTTTCAAGCGTTGAATCATCTGGCCGTAAATTCCAGAGTCTACGCCAGCGGGGAGACTTCCTGAAAGGACAAACCAGTCGCACTCTTTCGCCAATTCATCGATAACCCGATGCAAGTCTTGGATATCGCTTTGAGTGGGGGCTTGTCCGGGAAAGTTGATATCGGTGACTTGGTTCTGTACTGGGTCGATAATTTTGACGTTAACGCGGGTTTTACCTGGGATGGGGATAAAGCGGTTGTGAATTCCCTTTTGGCTAAAGAAATTCTGGAAAAGTTCGGCGTTGTCTTTGCCCAGAAAGCCGGAAACGGTCACGGAAAAGCCAAAATCAGTTAGGAATGAGGCAACATTCACACCCTTACCGCCAGGGTCGGCTTGTTCCCAGTCTACGCGGTTGACTTCCCCGGCCTGAAA
This sequence is a window from Desertifilum tharense IPPAS B-1220. Protein-coding genes within it:
- a CDS encoding PTS fructose-like transporter subunit IIB — protein: MKTIDKIVAITACPTGIAHTVMAAEALRKTAQVMGYQVKVETQGSDGVKTPLSDRDIAEADLVIIGADIHIDPSRFVGKPVYATSTSRVIRDTKGVIETAIQENYQDAELEDAGDVVPTPDGSPIPDVPDAVTTGPKRLVAITACPTGIAHTFMAAEALRKSAVELGHEMKVETQGSVGAKNQLTPEEIAQADAVVIAADTHVDLSRFNGKRLYQTSTKKALKDGKGVVQSALSLPAPVAGAAVGEGDYLQSVQQAKAEQSAKRSGPYKHLLTGVSYMLPVIVAGGLIIALSFVFGLEPQPGTIGDALMQIGGGAAFALIVPVLSGFIAFSIADRPGLAPGLIGGMLAANLGMGFLGGILSGFLAGYIALLVRDKVNLPQNFEGLKPVLVIPLLSTLAVGLLLVYVFGGPIRAIMEGLTAFLQGMGQTNAVLLGLLLGGMMAVDMGGPVNKAAYTFAVGLLASDVTAPMAAVMAAGMTPPLGMALATLLAKRQFTPDELQAGKVASVLGLSFITEGVIPFAAKDPIRVIPACIAGSALTGGLSMLFGCTLRAPHGGIFVLAIPNAVSRGGLYILAIAIGTVITAIVATQLKRFAPKAQV
- the pfkB gene encoding 1-phosphofructokinase — its product is MNPQIATITLNPAIDQTASIPNFQAGEVNRVDWEQADPGGKGVNVASFLTDFGFSVTVSGFLGKDNAELFQNFFSQKGIHNRFIPIPGKTRVNVKIIDPVQNQVTDINFPGQAPTQSDIQDLHRVIDELAKECDWFVLSGSLPAGVDSGIYGQMIQRLKAQDKTVVLDASGESFRQAIPFAPYAIKPNIDELQELMGRSLEGESAIAQAAQELLTQGLECVVVSMGAKGAIFVEPNQALIARPPKVEVISTVGAGDAMVSGLVTGKLRGLSLPDCARLATAFSMGALTQVGPRLPPTNKIESFTHQVNIQTL